Proteins encoded in a region of the Nicotiana tomentosiformis chromosome 9, ASM39032v3, whole genome shotgun sequence genome:
- the LOC104114500 gene encoding sphingosine kinase 1-like isoform X1, with translation MGHNEAGSSPVLSDRVRINGVVTPVTLTAEGKLRWRENCLLIKKEVLGFLIKGSKIRIRAVKENGGGISCGGNTGVTVKRRSFTFEPLTQDSLRLWSQKLQEFIDSLGRPKRLFVFVNPYGGKKSASKIFIDSVKPLLDDANIDYTVQATKYQLHAKEVAKSLDILRYDGVVCVSGDGILVEVVNGLLEREDWDSAIKMPLGVIPAGHKQLLDVATVSQGQNRFFSVLMLAWGLIADIDIESEKYRWMGSARINYYAIQRIFRLRRYDGCIKFVAAPGYETFGEPTDMEVETIDDVKSNFVQHKGYCGPTFHMKDFNRKIEGPFVSIWLHNVPWGGEDALAAPDAKFSDGYLDLVVIKDCPKLTLLSLMTELNKGGHVRSPYVLYFKVKAFVLEPGSRLDDPSKEGIIDVDGEVLARGKGTYKSDQKTLMTYNKLHIKVDQGLATVFSPTIP, from the exons ATGGGTCACAATGAGGCCGGTTCTTCTCCGGTTCTATCGGACCGGGTTCGGATTAACGGAGTTGTGACTCCGGTAACTTTAACGGCGGAAGGGAAACTCCGATGGCGGGAAAATTGCTTGTTGATTAAGAAGGAGGTTCTCGGGTTTTTAATTAAAGGTTCTAAGATTAGAATAAGAGCTGTTAAGGAGAACGGAGGTGGAATTTCCTGCGGCGGAAACACGGGAGTTACGGTGAAGAGGAGGAGTTTTACGTTTGAGCCGTTAACTCAGGATTCTCTTCGGCTTTGGAGTCAAAAACTTCAGGAGTTCATTGATTCACTTG GTCGGCCGAAGAGACTTTTTGTATTTGTGAATCCTTATGGAGGAAAGAAATCTGCATCAAAGATTTTCATTGACAGTGTAAAGCCACTACTTGATGATGCAAATATTGACTACACAGTGCAAG CAACTAAATATCAGCTACATGCAAAGGAAGTTGCGAAATCATTGGATATTTTGAGATATGATGGAGTTGTTTGTGTTAGCGGGGATGGAATTTTGGTTGAG GTAGTTAATGGACTGCTTGAAAGGGAGGATTGGGACTCTGCAATAAAGATGCCTCTTGGAGTAATACCTGCAG GGCACAAGCAATTACTAGATGTAGCTACTGTTTCACAGGGGCAGAACAGGTTTTTCAGTGTGCTGATGCTCGCCTGGG GTCTTATAGCTGATATTGATATCGAGTCTGAAAAGTATAGATGGATGGGTAGTGCTCGAATAAATTATTAT GCAATACAGCGAATATTCCGCCTTAGGAGGTACGATGGTTGTATAAAATTTGTGGCTGCACCAGGTTATGAAACTTTTGGAGAACCAACTGACATGGAAGTTGAAACTATTGATGATGTAAAATCGAATTTCGTTCAGCACAAGGGATATTGTGGTCCCACTTTTCACATGAAGGATTTCAACCGTAAGATCGAGGGGCCTTTTGTATCAATCTGGCTTCATAATGTACCTTGGGGAGGTGAAGATGCTCTTGCAGCACCTGATGCCAAG TTTTCAGATGGTTACTTGGACTTGGTTGTGATAAAGGACTGCCCAAAACTAACATTGCTATCGTTGATGACCGAGTTAAACAAAGGCGGCCATGTCAGATCACCATATGTCTTGTATTTCAAG GTTAAAGCTTTTGTTCTGGAGCCGGGTTCACGATTAGATGATCCATCCAAAGAAGGGATTATAGATGTAGACGGCGAGGTCCTTGCCAGAGGTAAAGGAACTTATAAATCAGATCAGAAGACATTGATGACATATAACAAGCTCCATATAAAAGTAGATCAAGGGTTGGCTACTGTATTTTCTCCTACAATTCCTTAA
- the LOC104114500 gene encoding sphingosine kinase 1-like isoform X2: MGHNEAGSSPVLSDRVRINGVVTPVTLTAEGKLRWRENCLLIKKEVLGFLIKGSKIRIRAVKENGGGISCGGNTGVTVKRRSFTFEPLTQDSLRLWSQKLQEFIDSLGRPKRLFVFVNPYGGKKSASKIFIDSVKPLLDDANIDYTVQATKYQLHAKEVAKSLDILRYDGVVCVSGDGILVEVVNGLLEREDWDSAIKMPLGVIPAGTGNGMAKSLLDAVGQSCNASNATLAIIRGHKQLLDVATVSQGQNRFFSVLMLAWGLIADIDIESEKYRWMGSARINYYAIQRIFRLRRYDGCIKFVAAPGYETFGEPTDMEVETIDDVKSNFVQHKGYCGPTFHMKDFNRKIEGPFVSIWLHNVPWGGEDALAAPDAKFSDGYLDLVVIKDCPKLTLLSLMTELNKGGHVRSPYVLYFKVKAFVLEPGSRLDDPSKEGIIDVDGEVLARGKGTYKSDQKTLMTYNKLHIKVDQGLATVFSPTIP, translated from the exons ATGGGTCACAATGAGGCCGGTTCTTCTCCGGTTCTATCGGACCGGGTTCGGATTAACGGAGTTGTGACTCCGGTAACTTTAACGGCGGAAGGGAAACTCCGATGGCGGGAAAATTGCTTGTTGATTAAGAAGGAGGTTCTCGGGTTTTTAATTAAAGGTTCTAAGATTAGAATAAGAGCTGTTAAGGAGAACGGAGGTGGAATTTCCTGCGGCGGAAACACGGGAGTTACGGTGAAGAGGAGGAGTTTTACGTTTGAGCCGTTAACTCAGGATTCTCTTCGGCTTTGGAGTCAAAAACTTCAGGAGTTCATTGATTCACTTG GTCGGCCGAAGAGACTTTTTGTATTTGTGAATCCTTATGGAGGAAAGAAATCTGCATCAAAGATTTTCATTGACAGTGTAAAGCCACTACTTGATGATGCAAATATTGACTACACAGTGCAAG CAACTAAATATCAGCTACATGCAAAGGAAGTTGCGAAATCATTGGATATTTTGAGATATGATGGAGTTGTTTGTGTTAGCGGGGATGGAATTTTGGTTGAG GTAGTTAATGGACTGCTTGAAAGGGAGGATTGGGACTCTGCAATAAAGATGCCTCTTGGAGTAATACCTGCAG GCACTGGAAACGGCATGGCGAAGTCTCTTCTAGATGCCGTTGGTCAATCTTGTAATGCATCTAATGCAACACTTGCTAttattagag GGCACAAGCAATTACTAGATGTAGCTACTGTTTCACAGGGGCAGAACAGGTTTTTCAGTGTGCTGATGCTCGCCTGGG GTCTTATAGCTGATATTGATATCGAGTCTGAAAAGTATAGATGGATGGGTAGTGCTCGAATAAATTATTAT GCAATACAGCGAATATTCCGCCTTAGGAGGTACGATGGTTGTATAAAATTTGTGGCTGCACCAGGTTATGAAACTTTTGGAGAACCAACTGACATGGAAGTTGAAACTATTGATGATGTAAAATCGAATTTCGTTCAGCACAAGGGATATTGTGGTCCCACTTTTCACATGAAGGATTTCAACCGTAAGATCGAGGGGCCTTTTGTATCAATCTGGCTTCATAATGTACCTTGGGGAGGTGAAGATGCTCTTGCAGCACCTGATGCCAAG TTTTCAGATGGTTACTTGGACTTGGTTGTGATAAAGGACTGCCCAAAACTAACATTGCTATCGTTGATGACCGAGTTAAACAAAGGCGGCCATGTCAGATCACCATATGTCTTGTATTTCAAG GTTAAAGCTTTTGTTCTGGAGCCGGGTTCACGATTAGATGATCCATCCAAAGAAGGGATTATAGATGTAGACGGCGAGGTCCTTGCCAGAGGTAAAGGAACTTATAAATCAGATCAGAAGACATTGATGACATATAACAAGCTCCATATAAAAGTAGATCAAGGGTTGGCTACTGTATTTTCTCCTACAATTCCTTAA
- the LOC104114500 gene encoding sphingosine kinase 2-like isoform X3, whose product MPLGVIPAGTGNGMAKSLLDAVGQSCNASNATLAIIRGHKQLLDVATVSQGQNRFFSVLMLAWGLIADIDIESEKYRWMGSARINYYAIQRIFRLRRYDGCIKFVAAPGYETFGEPTDMEVETIDDVKSNFVQHKGYCGPTFHMKDFNRKIEGPFVSIWLHNVPWGGEDALAAPDAKFSDGYLDLVVIKDCPKLTLLSLMTELNKGGHVRSPYVLYFKVKAFVLEPGSRLDDPSKEGIIDVDGEVLARGKGTYKSDQKTLMTYNKLHIKVDQGLATVFSPTIP is encoded by the exons ATGCCTCTTGGAGTAATACCTGCAG GCACTGGAAACGGCATGGCGAAGTCTCTTCTAGATGCCGTTGGTCAATCTTGTAATGCATCTAATGCAACACTTGCTAttattagag GGCACAAGCAATTACTAGATGTAGCTACTGTTTCACAGGGGCAGAACAGGTTTTTCAGTGTGCTGATGCTCGCCTGGG GTCTTATAGCTGATATTGATATCGAGTCTGAAAAGTATAGATGGATGGGTAGTGCTCGAATAAATTATTAT GCAATACAGCGAATATTCCGCCTTAGGAGGTACGATGGTTGTATAAAATTTGTGGCTGCACCAGGTTATGAAACTTTTGGAGAACCAACTGACATGGAAGTTGAAACTATTGATGATGTAAAATCGAATTTCGTTCAGCACAAGGGATATTGTGGTCCCACTTTTCACATGAAGGATTTCAACCGTAAGATCGAGGGGCCTTTTGTATCAATCTGGCTTCATAATGTACCTTGGGGAGGTGAAGATGCTCTTGCAGCACCTGATGCCAAG TTTTCAGATGGTTACTTGGACTTGGTTGTGATAAAGGACTGCCCAAAACTAACATTGCTATCGTTGATGACCGAGTTAAACAAAGGCGGCCATGTCAGATCACCATATGTCTTGTATTTCAAG GTTAAAGCTTTTGTTCTGGAGCCGGGTTCACGATTAGATGATCCATCCAAAGAAGGGATTATAGATGTAGACGGCGAGGTCCTTGCCAGAGGTAAAGGAACTTATAAATCAGATCAGAAGACATTGATGACATATAACAAGCTCCATATAAAAGTAGATCAAGGGTTGGCTACTGTATTTTCTCCTACAATTCCTTAA